A single Thermoleophilia bacterium DNA region contains:
- a CDS encoding BrxE family protein: MENASSGRALDRLALLRCVVAALGERAKPPWWRTQFLTPAGLSATEMIFPRTALLTAVRSTSSAARDDHDSKVGVGGRFHLFRLPVALECRFFEHLNDESLREQIRTVLGGNAAVLIDWLGETAGSVESDGVAGPISFGSESELSSGRALPKLASAYASACATGARCYPYFEAAEAGR, translated from the coding sequence GTGGAGAACGCCAGTAGCGGGCGTGCGCTCGACCGATTGGCTCTGCTTCGATGCGTGGTCGCCGCACTTGGGGAACGCGCGAAGCCGCCTTGGTGGCGCACTCAGTTCCTCACGCCCGCGGGTCTTTCGGCGACTGAGATGATCTTCCCGCGGACGGCACTCCTCACGGCTGTGCGTTCGACCTCGTCTGCTGCGCGTGACGACCATGACTCCAAGGTCGGCGTCGGCGGCCGTTTTCACCTCTTCCGGCTGCCCGTCGCGCTCGAGTGTCGCTTCTTCGAGCACCTCAACGATGAGTCTCTCCGGGAGCAGATACGGACGGTCTTGGGGGGCAACGCGGCCGTCCTCATCGACTGGCTTGGCGAGACCGCCGGCTCGGTCGAGAGCGATGGCGTTGCTGGACCGATCTCGTTCGGGAGCGAGTCGGAGCTCTCGTCCGGCAGGGCTCTGCCGAAGCTCGCCTCTGCCTACGCGTCTGCATGTGCCACGGGAGCACGCTGTTACCCGTACTTCGAAGCGGCCGAGGCGGGTCGATGA
- a CDS encoding DUF1788 domain-containing protein encodes MSSLNETFEQFLELLNRPGALNPAKSDPLFYFVHDPTETNEVAQSIPVWSAALSNEGWTVEVVSLREILWGLVDASGRWDQWLELEGDVDPEDVNSAVRNVANTDNAFIKAVEAHVSEARPQTIVFLTDALLLHPFWRVHALESGLHDRVRVPTVLFYPGRRSGQYGLHYLGFYPVDGNYRATMVGGGM; translated from the coding sequence ATGTCCTCGCTGAATGAGACCTTCGAGCAGTTCCTTGAGCTTCTGAATCGCCCCGGCGCGCTGAATCCGGCCAAGAGCGATCCCCTCTTCTACTTTGTGCATGATCCGACCGAGACGAACGAGGTAGCCCAGAGCATCCCAGTGTGGTCGGCGGCGCTGTCGAACGAGGGGTGGACGGTAGAGGTGGTGTCATTGCGCGAGATTCTCTGGGGTCTTGTGGACGCATCCGGCCGATGGGACCAGTGGCTCGAGCTGGAAGGCGACGTGGATCCGGAGGACGTCAACAGCGCGGTCCGCAACGTGGCGAATACGGACAATGCCTTCATCAAGGCGGTTGAAGCACATGTCTCGGAGGCGAGACCACAGACAATTGTCTTCCTTACAGATGCGTTGCTCCTCCACCCGTTCTGGCGTGTCCACGCGCTCGAGAGTGGTCTTCATGATCGGGTCAGAGTGCCAACAGTCTTGTTCTATCCCGGCCGGCGTTCCGGCCAGTACGGTCTGCACTATTTGGGGTTCTATCCCGTCGACGGCAACTACCGCGCGACGATGGTGGGGGGTGGCATGTGA
- a CDS encoding DUF1819 family protein translates to MNDRESARRYTIAISKGSALIDEMKRLLRAWEPGEPVGEFCDRVISEDILGKSSARRSQDIARRVFANRFLLPTDAPARRLRLLLEADLSPHAVADLCMLYSARNDLLLRDAVTKVYWPGLNEGRLSLTVDDFVRFIRQADAEGLIPVPWSDEVAKKIARALVKSLVEYGLLREAAKGRRETVPYRAAPEALVYLAYDLRSSGLSDQAILDHRDWMLYGFDRSRLVTELASSDYGQWWLLQIAGSVARFSWKQESVDEVVDVLAE, encoded by the coding sequence ATGAACGACCGCGAGTCCGCTCGTCGCTATACGATTGCGATTTCCAAGGGCAGCGCGCTAATCGACGAGATGAAGCGGCTGTTGCGGGCGTGGGAGCCCGGTGAACCGGTCGGAGAGTTCTGCGACAGAGTGATCAGCGAAGACATCCTCGGCAAGAGCTCAGCCCGGCGTTCCCAAGACATCGCGAGACGCGTGTTCGCGAATCGCTTTCTCCTACCAACTGACGCACCTGCCCGTCGGCTCAGGCTTCTGCTCGAAGCGGATTTGTCGCCCCATGCCGTCGCGGACCTGTGCATGCTGTATTCGGCGCGAAACGACTTGTTGCTGCGCGACGCGGTGACCAAAGTGTACTGGCCGGGGCTGAATGAAGGACGACTCAGCTTGACCGTTGACGATTTCGTTCGTTTCATTCGGCAGGCCGACGCCGAGGGCCTGATACCAGTTCCCTGGTCCGACGAGGTCGCCAAGAAGATCGCACGCGCGCTGGTGAAGTCCCTAGTCGAGTACGGGCTGCTCCGCGAAGCAGCCAAGGGGCGCCGCGAGACTGTCCCTTATAGGGCCGCACCAGAGGCCCTGGTCTATCTGGCCTACGATCTCCGCTCTTCTGGACTCAGCGACCAAGCGATCCTCGACCACCGGGACTGGATGCTCTACGGATTCGACCGCTCGCGTTTGGTCACGGAGCTGGCCTCGAGCGACTACGGGCAGTGGTGGCTCCTGCAGATTGCCGGGTCGGTCGCCCGCTTCAGCTGGAAGCAAGAATCTGTCGATGAGGTGGTTGATGTCCTCGCTGAATGA